From one Amaranthus tricolor cultivar Red isolate AtriRed21 chromosome 17, ASM2621246v1, whole genome shotgun sequence genomic stretch:
- the LOC130804193 gene encoding jasmonate-induced oxygenase 2-like: MSCVTDWPEPIVRVQDLSNSGLDKIPDRYVKPLTERPIVEPMVEDGVDIPLIDLSGLFSDNPDKIRVTREKIGEACRIWGFFQAVNHGVPPELMDRARQVWRDFFHQPMEVKTKYANSPKTYEGYGSRLGVEKGAVLDWSDYYFLHYLPSNLKDHNKWPAEPSYHRETVENYSSEVVKLGRRLMKIFSANLGLDEDYLQNAFGGEENGACLRVNFYPKCPQPDLTLGLSSHSDPGGLTILLPDHDVPGLQVRRDNKWITVKPAQHAFIINVGDQIQVLSNAIYKSVEHRVIVNPNLERVSLAFFYNPRGELLIEPAKELVTPENPAMYPPMTFNKYRLYIRLKGPRGKSQVESLKSPKQ; encoded by the exons ATGAGTTGTGTTACGGATTGGCCAGAGCCTATAGTTCGTGTCCAAGACCTATCTAATAGTGGATTGGACAAGATTCCTGACCGCTATGTCAAACCTTTGACAGAGCGGCCAATTGTGGAACCTATGGTTGAGGATGGAGTAGATATCCCTTTAATAGACTTGTCAGGTCTCTTTTCTGATAACCCTGATAAAATCAGGGTGACTCGAGAGAAAATAGGTGAGGCCTGTCGTATTTGGGGATTTTTCCAAGCGGTTAATCATGGGGTTCCACCAGAACTTATGGATCGAGCACGTCAAGTGTGGCGTGACTTTTTTCATCAACCTATGGAGGTGAAAACAAAGTATGCTAACTCGCCCAAGACGTATGAAGGGTATGGGAGTAGACTTGGTGTAGAGAAAGGTGCGGTTCTTGATTGGAGTGATTATTATTTCCTTCATTATTTACCTTCCAATTTGAAGGATCACAACAAATGGCCAGCAGAGCCTTCATATCATAG GGAGACGGTAGAGAATTATTCTAGTGAAGTGGTAAAATTAGGAAgaagattaatgaagatatTCTCGGCTAATCTTGGATTAGACGAGGATTATCTTCAAAATGCTTTTGGAGGAGAGGAAAATGGAGCTTGTTTAAGGGTTAATTTTTACCCAAAATGCCCACAACCTGATTTGACTCTTGGGTTGTCCTCTCATTCGGATCCGGGAGGGTTAACCATTTTGCTACCGGATCATGATGTACCGGGTCTTCAAGTCCGTAGGGATAACAAATGGATTACCGTCAAACCCGCTCAACATGCTTTCATTATCAACGTTGGTGATCAAATTCAG GTACTAAGCAATGCTATCTATAAAAGTGTGGAGCATAGGGTGATTGTAAACCCTAATTTGGAAAGAGTATCATTGGCTTTCTTCTACAACCCAAGAGGTGAATTACTAATTGAACCGGCTAAGGAGCTTGTAACCCCTGAAAATCCTGCCATGTATCCACCTATGACTTTTAATAAATATAGGCTTTACATAAGGTTAAAGGGTCCTAGAGGAAAGTCTCAAGTGGAGTCTTTGAAATCTCCTAAACAATAG